One window of the Triticum dicoccoides isolate Atlit2015 ecotype Zavitan chromosome 3B, WEW_v2.0, whole genome shotgun sequence genome contains the following:
- the LOC119274790 gene encoding uncharacterized protein LOC119274790: MASAPQNTASTHRSAVVRGMHEFLIVGYSERKPFARLTSDPARVLYDLSHGNALVRYHSINSGAFQVSNYTWDLVCTFDDQDHLTSITLDLLSTDITKDVIVTASLQIDDPRGQWPPAVWRSDAAYRFSTNFISKSMSWKLSLPDAFCGHEERYVTDDDRLTILCTLGILQEDVQTAAEARKCLVSVVPAPTIRRDFQQLLLRPSKIPPSSKVTFLVEDTKFRAHRLVLAMRSPVFAAELFGHMRESTTQRVRIEDMRASTFRAMLQFIYTDELPIKPNNDEESGSSRNNFKKEFMARGREAMVHKLLVAADRYDLERLRLMCENILCESIDVETVMPTLLLVRGRQRCCLLEDCCIKYITSSPDVYQAVRATRRPIEEKSTSRYKLEVVRGTHEFMIPNFSSVQRSHGVGQVITSDIFNIGGYDWTVNVYPSGYSAEEGGEHISVYLRLRTDPGTARVKLSKAFRIGDPNGKSPSIVLGSEDIFTKVRETWGFQKLITVNSAKSRYIGHNGSLTIRCDLEVHTKACTTSTSTTIAKPMIVVPPSNIVRHLEQLMVSKQWSDVTFLVQDSEIHAHWLIIVMRWPLLYEMLVASTTKSVVRIGDMKAVVLRAILHFVYTDELLPVDNTVVAREMLEAACRFRLERMKAMCENLLAHLLSKDNAMSTLELALRHHCEGLKIYCNDFINRAMK, translated from the exons ATGGCGTCCGCGCCGCAAAACACGGCGTCGACGCACAGGTCGGCGGTCGTCCGAGGCATGCACGAGTTTCTCATCGTCGGCTACAGCGAGCGTAAGCCTTTCGCCCGCCTCACCAGCGACCCCGCCCGCGTCCTCTACGACCTCAGCCACGGCAATGCCCTCGTTAGGTACCACTCCATCAACTCCGGTGCCTTCCAGGTCAGCAACTACACCTGGGATCTCGTCTGCACCTTCGACGACCAAGACCACCTCACATCTATCACCCTCGACCTGCTCAGCACCGACATAACCAAGGACGTGATCGTCACGGCCAGCCTTCAGATCGACGACCCGCGCGGCCAGTGGCCGCCCGCTGTGTGGCGAAGCGACGCCGCCTATAGATTCTCAACCAATTTTATTTCCAAGAGTATGAGCTGGAAGCTGTCGCTCCCAGATGCGTTCTGTGGGCACGAGGAGCGCTACGTCACCGACGACGACCGCCTCACCATCCTCTGCACCCTCGGCATTCTCCAAGAGGATGTTCAGACCGCCGCAGAGGCAAGGAAGTGCTTGGTCTCCGTGGTGCCGGCGCCCACCATCCGCCGGGATTTCCAGCAGCTTCTACTACGTCCCTCAAAGATACCCCCGTCATCGAAGGTGACCTTCCTCGTTGAGGATACCAAGTTCCGCGCCCACAGGCTTGTGCTTGCTATGCGGTCGCCGGTCTTCGCCGCGGAGCTCTTTGGTCACATGAGGGAGAGCACCACGCAACGTGTTAGGATCGAGGACATGCGTGCCTCCACATTCAGGGCCATGCTCCAGTTCATCTATACTGACGAGCTTCCCATCAAGCCAAACAACGACGAGGAATCAGGAAGCAGTCGTAATAACTTCAAAAAAGAATTCATGGCGAGGGGCCGTGAAGCCATGGTGCACAAGCTGCTTGTGGCAGCTGATCGGTACGATCTCGAGAGGCTCAGGCTCATGTGCGAGAACATACTATGCGAGAGCATCGATGTGGAAACTGTCATGCCGACTTTGCTGCTAGTGCGGGGCCGCCAAAGGTGTTGTCTGCTCGAGGATTGCTGCATCAAGTACATAACATCTAGTCCTGATGTGTACCAAGCGGTGAGGGCGAC ccgtcggccaatagaagagaAGAGCACATCCAGGTACAAGTTGGAGGTGGTCCGCGGCACACACGAGTTTATGATACCCAACTTTAGCTCCGTGCAAAGAAGCCATGGTGTTGGCCAAGTAATCACTTCAGACATATTCAACATAGGCGGTTACGACTGGACGGTCAATGTGTACCCGTCTGGGTACTCGGCGGAGGAGGGTGGGGAGCACATATCTGTCTACCTCCGTTTACGGACTGATCCTGGAACTGCTAGGGTCAAGTTGTCCAAGGCGTTCCGGATCGGTGATCCTAATGGCAAATCACCGTCGATTGTGCTTGGTTCAGAAGATATTTTTACCAAGGTACGTGAAACCTGGGGGTTTCAAAAGTTAATCACGGTGAATTCTGCAAAGTCACGATACATAGGGCACAATGGTTCCCTTACCATACGTTGCGACCTTGAAGTCCACACGAAGGCGTGCACTACAAGTACTAGCACCACCATAGCCAAACCTATGATCGTCGTGCCGCCGTCCAACATTGTCAGGCACCTCGAGCAGCTGATGGTTAGCAAGCAATGGTCAGACGTGACGTTCCTGGTCCAGGACAGTGAGATTCACGCGCACTGGCTCATCATCGTCATGCGGTGGCCGCTTCTATACGAAATGTTGGTGGCATCGACCACCAAAAGTGTCGTACGGATCGGTGATATGAAGGCCGTTGTGCTTAGGGCCATACTGCACTTTGTCTATACCGACGAGCTGCTTCCTGTGGATAACACGGTGGTAGCCAGAGAAATGCTGGAGGCGGCATGCCGGTTCCGCTTGGAGAGGATGAAGGCCATGTGCGAGAATTTGCTCGCTCATCTTCTGTCGAAAGACAATGCGATGAGCACTCTGGAGCTGGCGTTGCGACACCACTGCGAGGGGCTCAAGATTTACTGCAACGACTTCATCAACCGTGCAATGAAGTGA